ACTACGGGGTGGAGCGGGTGGTTCAGATGAGGCCGAGGCCGCGCACCGCGTCGCGCTCCTCCGCCAGCTCCTGCACCGACGCGTCGATGCGGGCGCGGGAGAACTCGTTGATGTCCAGGCCCTGGACGATCTCGTACTTGCCGTCCTTGCAGGTGACCGGGAAGGAGGAGATGAGGCCCTCCGGCACGCCGTACGAGCCGTCGGACGGGATGCCCATGGAGGTCCAGTCGCCCTCGGCGGTGCCGTTGACCCACGTGTGGACGTGGTCGATGGCGGCGTTGGCGGCGGACGCGGCGGAGGACGCGCCACGGGCCTCGATGATGGCCGCGCCGCGCTTGGCGACGGTCGGGATGAACTCGTCGGCCAGCCACTGCTCGTCGTTGACGACCTCGGCGGCGTTCTTCCCGCCGATGGTGGCGTGGAAGATGTCCGGGTACTGCGTGGCGGAGTGGTTGCCCCAGATCGTCAGCCGCTTGATGTCGGAGACGGCGGCGCCGGTCTTGGCGGCGAGCTGCGAGATCGCGCGGTTGTGGTCGAGGCGGGTCATCGCGGTGAAGCGCTCGGCCGGCACGTCCGGCGCGGCGGCCTGGGCGATGAGGGCGTTGGTGTTGGCCGGGTTGCCGACGACGAGGACCTTGATGTCGTCCGCGGCGTTGTCGTTGATGGCCTTGCCCTGCGGCTTGAAGATGCCGCCGTTGGCCTCCAGCAGGTCACCGCGCTCCATGCCCTTGGTGCGGGGCCGGGCACCGACGAGGAGGGCGACGTTCGCGCCGTCGAAGGCCACGTTCGGGTCGTCGGTGATGTCGATGCCGCGCAGCAGCGGGAAGGCGCAGTCGTCGAGCTCCATGGCGGTGCCCTCGGCGGCCTTCAGGCCCTGCGGGATCTCCAGGAGACGCAGCTTGACCGGCACGTCGGCGCCGAGCAGGTGACCGGAGGCGATGCGGAACAGCAGCGCGTAGCCGATCTGGCCGGCCGCGCCGGTGACGGTGACATTCACGGGAGTGCGGGTCATGTGCGATCTCCGTAAGACAGCTGGCGGTGGGGGTCCCTGCCCCGGGTGGCGGACGTCTTCCGCGCCGAGGATGCCCGGTGTCGCCGCGCACTCTCTCGACGTGGAGATATCCAGCGGTCAGGCTATCCGACCCGATCCCCCTTGAACCCCCGCCCCCTTGTGGTCCAGCTCACCCGATCGAGCGATGCTCGTACGGCCCCGGGGCGGCCGTCGCACGGGGCGCCGTGCGGCGCTCGTACGATCACGGGGCCTCCGTGCAGCCCGTGGTACCAGTCAGGAGCGCGGCGCAGGCGCTCGCGTCGGTACCCGCCGGGAGGACGACCATCGGGGTGTACGCGTCGCCGTCCGCGTCGGCCGTGGCGCTCCGGGTCGTGCCGCCCGGCGCGGTGACCTCGACGGTGTCGCCGGGCGCGGCGCGGCTGATGCGGGCCCAGGAGGCCCGGCAGACACGGCTGTAGCGGACCTCCACCAGGGCGGTGTCCACGATGGTGGAGGCGACGGTGGAGGCGTGGGCGCCGCCGCACCCCATCGTGTGCGGGTCCTGCCCGTCGCAGGCGCCCCGGTAGCACCCGACGCCGACGGGGAGGCTGGGTGTGGCGCCGGTGCCGGGCGGCGCGGCGGGCTTGGCGTCGGCGGGGCGCGCGGCGGGCTGCGGCTCCCCGCTGTCGCCGAGCCCGGAGAGGAGCATCGCGGCGCCGAAGATGAGGAGGGTGCCGAGGGCACCGGCGAAGAACATGAGCACGGTACGGCCGTGCCGGTGCGCTTCCGCTCCACGGGCGGGGCCACTTGACGGGCCGTACGCCGGGGCCGGCGTGCGGGGGTGCGCGTGCGGCGCGACGGGCGGCCGGGGGCGGGCGTGCGGGGCGCCGACGGGCGCGTGGGGGCGCGGGTGCGGGGCGTCGGCGCGGGGCGCGGGCCGGGCGGCCCCTGCGGCCCTACGGGCGTCACCGGCACCAGCGGCATCACGGGAACCAGCCGAGGCGTTCGGGGCTTTCGAGGTGTTCGGGGCTTTCGAGGCTTGAGCGGCTGTCGAGGCCTGGGAGGCGCCGCCCGCGGATGGCGGCGCCTCGAGGGCGGCGCGGGCCTGGGCGATGCGGATGTCGTCCAGGGTCTGGTCGCGGCGCTTCTCGGCGCGGCTCCAGGCCCGTTCGGCCAGCTCCCACAGGGTGACCACATGCACCGGGTCCGTGCCGGTCACCTCGGCCAGGGCGAGGACGGCGTCCCTGGGGGCGAGCAGCCGCCCGTTCAGGTACCGCTCCCAGGAGGTCCTGCTGTACCCGGTACGGTCCGCGAGCGCGCCGAGGCCCAGCCCGCCGCGGTCCACCAGCCTGCGCAGCGTGCCGGCGAACTCCCGTACCTCCGGGTCGAGTTCCTCCGGCAGCGCCTTCCAGCGAGGCATCGCTCCCCCTCTTGTCCTCGGGCCCCCCGGACCTCCCGGCCGCCCGGCGCGCCCCTGCGGACGCGCGCGCCCAGGATGGCAGTTCCGGCAGCCGGTTTCCCAGTTGTGGCCCAGCGCTCACACAGTTCCGGAATGGTCACTTCCGTGCCACAGGGCCCGGACATGCCTTGATCCATTTTGGCGGGTGCATGACGCTGTTCCTGCGTGCGGCGCCCGTCCTGTACTCGGGGGAGGGGACGGGCGCCGCCGTCCAGCGCGGCCGCGCGGGCCGCCGTGCAGGCCCCGCCGGACACGACCGGCCGGGGGCCGGGGCGGGCGCTACCGGACGGTGAAGCGGACCAGGTCCTTCAGGAACGGGATCTCCAGCCACGGATTGGGCTGGGTCATCAGGGCGAAGAGCACGATGGCCGCGCCCAGCACCCCGTACGTGATCATGTCGGTGAACCGGGACCGTACGGCGAGCATCCCGACGGACGGCAGGACGCGCCGTATCCCGGCGCCCGTCAGCAGCGCGGCACCGATCAGCAGCGCCCCGATGCGCGGCGCGTGCGGGAACGGGTCGATCCCGATGATCAGCAGGCCGAGCGCGGTGAGCCCCAGCACGGTGAGCAGCGGCCACTGCCGCGCGGGCGCGGGCGCGTCGCCGGGTGCGGCCCGGCCGCCGCCCTCCGGCCGTACGGTGCCCTCCGTCACGGTCGGCGGACGCCGCGAGGCCCCCGGGGCGAGGCCGTCGTCGTGCGCGTCGCCCTCGGCGGTGTCCTCCGCGTCCCGGCCGTCGGCGTCCCCGGCGTCGGCGTCCCGGGCGTCGGACTCCTGACGTGGGGCCGGGCCGGAAGCCGCGCCGCCCTCGGCGGGTTCGCGTCCCGACGGCCCCTCGTCCCCGGCCTCGGGCCGGTCCTCGTCCCCGGCCCCGTGCCGCGCCTCGCCCTGCTTCCCGCCCGGGTGCCCGGACACCGCCACGGCACCGGCCACGGCGGCACCGGCCGCCGCGAGCGCCCCGGCACCGGCCCCCGGCCCGACGACGGTCTCCGCACCGGCAGCGGCGTCGGCTTCGGCGCCCGCGTCACCTGCGGTGCCGTCCGCACCCGTCCCGGCGTCCGTACGGCTGCCGTCCTCGCCGTCGCGGGAAGCACCGCAGGACCGGTCGGCACCCGGCTCGCTCTCCGCGTGCCCAGGAGCAGCCGCCTCGGCCGCGTCGGGCCCTGCAGACCGTCCGGAGGGCACCGGCCCGGCGGGGTTCGCGGCACCGTCGCCGGGTGCGGCACCATCGCCGGGCGCCGCACCACCGGCGGGCGACGCACCGGCAGGCGGCGTCGCTGCCCGGCTGGGCGTGGCCGGGGTCGTACCCGGGTGGCCGGAATCCGCCGTCGCGGGTCCGTCGTTCGGCATGGGGTTGGGCCTCTTTCGGATGTCAGAGCGCCGCGCGCTCGGCCGCCTCGACGACGTTGACCAGCAGCTGAGCGCGCGTCATCGGGCCGACGCCGCCCGGGTTGGGGGCGACCCAGCCGGCCACCTCGCGCACGCCCGGGTGCACATCGCCCATGACCTTGCCGCTGTCGTCCCGGCTCACGCCCACGTCCAGCACCGCCGCGCCCGGCTTGATGTCCTCGGGCTTGATCAGGTGCGGCACACCGGCCGCGGCGACCACGATGTCGGCCTGCCGCAGATACGCGGACAGGTCCCGCGTACCGGTGTGGCACTGCGTCACCGTCGCGTTCTCGGAACGCCGCGTCAGCAGCAGCGGCATCGGGCGCCCGATCGTCACGCCGCGCCCCACGACCACCACGTGCGCCCCGGCGATCTCCACGCCGTGCCGCCGCAGCAGCGTCACGATGCCCGCCGGGGTGCACGGCAGCGGCGCGGGCTCGCCGAGCACCAGCCGCCCGAGATTCATCGGGTGCAGGCCGTCGGCGTCCTTCTCCGGGTCCATCAGCTCCAGCACCCGGTTGGTGTCCACGCCCTTGGGCAGCGGCAGCTGCACGATGTAGCCGGTGCACGCGGGGTCCTCGTTCAGCTCGCGGACCACCGCTTCGATGTCCTCCTGCGTCGCCGTCGCGGGCAGCTCCCGCTGGATCGACGCGATGCCCACCTGGGCGCAGTCGCGGTGCTTGCCCGCCACGTACTTCTGGCTGCCGACGTCGTCGCCCACCAGCAGCGTTCCGAGCCCCGGCGTAATGCCCTTCGCCTTCAGGTCCGCCACGCGGGCGGTCAGATCGGACTTGATCGCTGCGGCCGTTGCCTTGCCGTCGAGAATCTGGGCGCTCATGTGCCCATACTCGCGGATGACCCCCGCCCTCTTCCAATTCCGGGTGACTGCGACGGGAGGAGAGGTTGCGTCTGCACAACGTTCCCACATTCCGACTGGACAAAAAGCGGATGGTAATACCACCATGACGGCGCAATGCCGCGGGCAGTGCCGGGGGACAAATGCGGCGCGTACATGGGTGCAGACCCTTCGATGCAGACAGTTCCTCCGCGCGGACCGCGCGTCCCCGCACACCCCACGGAGGAACACCGCCATGAGCTTCGGCGACCCGAACAACCCCTACGGCCAGCAGCAGCCGGCTCAGCCGGGCTACGGCCAGCAGCCCGCCCAGCCGGGCTACGGCCAGCCCGCCCAGCCCGGCTACGGCTACCCGCAGGCCCCGGCCTACGACGGCGGCTACGCGGCCGCGGCGCCGATGGAGATGCCGAGCGGTGCCAAGGCCGGCCGCATCTTCGTGTGGGTCATCATCGCCCTCCAGCTCGTCTTCGCCATCTACGCGTTCTCGCAGATGGGCGCCGTCGAGGAGGCCGTCAACCAGACCAACAGCGGCCTGTCCGGCACGGACGCCGAGCTGGCGTCCGACATCGGCAAGGGCGTCATCGCCATCTTCGCCGTCTTCGCCCTGGTCTTCGCCGCGCTCGGCCTGGTCATCGCGCTGAAGTGGGCGAAGGGCGGCAGCTCGGTCCGCACCTGCGCGATCGTCTGGGCCGCGTTCGCCATCGTCGG
This genomic window from Streptomyces thermolilacinus SPC6 contains:
- a CDS encoding XRE family transcriptional regulator, with product MPRWKALPEELDPEVREFAGTLRRLVDRGGLGLGALADRTGYSRTSWERYLNGRLLAPRDAVLALAEVTGTDPVHVVTLWELAERAWSRAEKRRDQTLDDIRIAQARAALEAPPSAGGASQASTAAQASKAPNTSKAPNASAGSRDAAGAGDARRAAGAARPAPRADAPHPRPHAPVGAPHARPRPPVAPHAHPRTPAPAYGPSSGPARGAEAHRHGRTVLMFFAGALGTLLIFGAAMLLSGLGDSGEPQPAARPADAKPAAPPGTGATPSLPVGVGCYRGACDGQDPHTMGCGGAHASTVASTIVDTALVEVRYSRVCRASWARISRAAPGDTVEVTAPGGTTRSATADADGDAYTPMVVLPAGTDASACAALLTGTTGCTEAP
- a CDS encoding DUF3017 domain-containing protein; the protein is MPNDGPATADSGHPGTTPATPSRAATPPAGASPAGGAAPGDGAAPGDGAANPAGPVPSGRSAGPDAAEAAAPGHAESEPGADRSCGASRDGEDGSRTDAGTGADGTAGDAGAEADAAAGAETVVGPGAGAGALAAAGAAVAGAVAVSGHPGGKQGEARHGAGDEDRPEAGDEGPSGREPAEGGAASGPAPRQESDARDADAGDADGRDAEDTAEGDAHDDGLAPGASRRPPTVTEGTVRPEGGGRAAPGDAPAPARQWPLLTVLGLTALGLLIIGIDPFPHAPRIGALLIGAALLTGAGIRRVLPSVGMLAVRSRFTDMITYGVLGAAIVLFALMTQPNPWLEIPFLKDLVRFTVR
- a CDS encoding membrane protein — protein: MSFGDPNNPYGQQQPAQPGYGQQPAQPGYGQPAQPGYGYPQAPAYDGGYAAAAPMEMPSGAKAGRIFVWVIIALQLVFAIYAFSQMGAVEEAVNQTNSGLSGTDAELASDIGKGVIAIFAVFALVFAALGLVIALKWAKGGSSVRTCAIVWAAFAIVGGIFQIPIGLGTMLFAILLIVFAAKGDTAAWFKRPRH
- a CDS encoding bifunctional methylenetetrahydrofolate dehydrogenase/methenyltetrahydrofolate cyclohydrolase, producing MSAQILDGKATAAAIKSDLTARVADLKAKGITPGLGTLLVGDDVGSQKYVAGKHRDCAQVGIASIQRELPATATQEDIEAVVRELNEDPACTGYIVQLPLPKGVDTNRVLELMDPEKDADGLHPMNLGRLVLGEPAPLPCTPAGIVTLLRRHGVEIAGAHVVVVGRGVTIGRPMPLLLTRRSENATVTQCHTGTRDLSAYLRQADIVVAAAGVPHLIKPEDIKPGAAVLDVGVSRDDSGKVMGDVHPGVREVAGWVAPNPGGVGPMTRAQLLVNVVEAAERAAL
- a CDS encoding malate dehydrogenase, translated to MTRTPVNVTVTGAAGQIGYALLFRIASGHLLGADVPVKLRLLEIPQGLKAAEGTAMELDDCAFPLLRGIDITDDPNVAFDGANVALLVGARPRTKGMERGDLLEANGGIFKPQGKAINDNAADDIKVLVVGNPANTNALIAQAAAPDVPAERFTAMTRLDHNRAISQLAAKTGAAVSDIKRLTIWGNHSATQYPDIFHATIGGKNAAEVVNDEQWLADEFIPTVAKRGAAIIEARGASSAASAANAAIDHVHTWVNGTAEGDWTSMGIPSDGSYGVPEGLISSFPVTCKDGKYEIVQGLDINEFSRARIDASVQELAEERDAVRGLGLI